The sequence below is a genomic window from Halosolutus gelatinilyticus.
GGCCTGCCGATCCGAACGCCGATGGTCGACGTGAACACCGTCGGCGCGGGCGGCGGCTCGGTCGCCTGGGTCGACGCTGGCGGCGCGCTCCGGGTCGGTCCGCGATCGTCGGGCGCCGACCCCGGCCCGGTCTGCTACGGTCGCGGCGGGACCGAACCCACCGTCACCGACGCGAACGTCGTACTCGGGTACATCGGTCCCGAGACCGCGCTGGGCGGCGAGATGACGCTCGACGTCGAGGCGGCCCGCGAGGCGCTCGATCGGCTGGCCGCCGAGGCCGACCTCGGCGGCGCGCTCGAAGCGGCCCGAGGAATCTACCGCGTCGCGAACGCGACGATGACGCGAACGATCCGATCGGTGACGGTCGAACGCGGCCACGACCCGCGGGAGTTCGCGCTCGTCGCGTTCGGCGGCGCGGGCCCGATGCACGCCGCCGCGCTCGCCGAGGCGCTCGAGGTCGATCGCGTCGTCGTCCCGCGGCCGAGCGGGGTCCTTTCCGCGTACGGGCTGCTCGCGGCCGACGAGAGCTACGACGCGGTCCGGACCGTCGGAGTCGACCTGGACGCAGCGGATCCGGCCGATCTCGAAGTCGTCTACGACGACCTCGTCGCTGACGTGCTCGCCGACGCCTCCGATCCCGATCGAGCGCGGGTCGAGCGCGCGGCCGACTGTCGGTACGCCGGCCAGAGCTTCGAACTCACAGTCCCCGCGGACGAAGCGATCGACGCCGCGGCGATCGCGGAGCGGTTCCACGCCGCCCACGAGCGGGCCTACGGCTACAAGATGGACGAATCGATCGAGGTCGTCAACCTGCGCGCGACGGCGACCGTCCCCGGAACCGAACCGATCGTCCGCCACGACGGCGGAGGCGACGCGCTCGTCGACACCCGAGAGGCGCACTTCCCCGGCGCCGGGCCGCGGGAGGCGACCGTCTACGAGCGCGATCGGCTCGAATCCGGCGCGACGATCGACGGGCCGGCGATCCTCGAACAGGCGGAGAGCACGACCGTCGTGCCGCCGACCTGGACGGGCGAGGTTCTCGCGGACGGCACGCTCGCGATGACGCGAGGGGGTGACCAGCGATGACCGACGAGACTACCGACGGGACGGAACCGGATACCGAGAATCGGGCGGGCGACTCGGGCATCGACCCGGTGACGCTCGAAGTGCTGCGCAACCAGTTGGAGAGCGTCGCCGAGGAGATGGGCCAGACCCTGATCCGCGGCGCGTACTCGCCGAACATCAAGGAGCGACGCGACTGCTCGACGGCGCTGTTCGACGCCGACGGGCGAATGATCGCCCAGGCCGAGCACATCCCGGTCCACCTCGGCGCGATGCCCGCAGCCGTCGACGCCGTGCGCGAGCGCGATCCGAAACCCGGCGACGTGTTCGTGCTCAACGACCCGTTCACGGGCGGGACGCATCTCCCGGACGTGACGATGGTCTCGCCGATCGCGCCCGCAGCCGTCGAAAGCGACGGCGACGGACCCGGCGCCGACCCGGACGCGAGAGAGATCGTCGGC
It includes:
- a CDS encoding hydantoinase/oxoprolinase family protein; this encodes MDDTNPTDTTSNASTHDDSADGSTRIGVDVGGTFTDVALSVDDRLVTAKVPTTDPQHVGVLEGIRKACETADVDPGEIDDFAHAMTVSVNALLERNGARTALVTTEGFRDVLEIGRQNRPALYDLDAEKPDPLVPRDRRFEVDERTTTDGVERPVDRDEVRDLAATLRDRDVEAVAVCLLHAYADPENERAVAAVLREELDVPVSASHEVLAEFREFERTSTTTVDAYVRPAIDRYVGRLVDEAADAEIPAPRIMRANGGIADPETVRERAVTTTLSGPAAGVVGAAATVADDDVEGLVTFDMGGTSSDVSLVRDGRAERTTDAEIDGLPIRTPMVDVNTVGAGGGSVAWVDAGGALRVGPRSSGADPGPVCYGRGGTEPTVTDANVVLGYIGPETALGGEMTLDVEAAREALDRLAAEADLGGALEAARGIYRVANATMTRTIRSVTVERGHDPREFALVAFGGAGPMHAAALAEALEVDRVVVPRPSGVLSAYGLLAADESYDAVRTVGVDLDAADPADLEVVYDDLVADVLADASDPDRARVERAADCRYAGQSFELTVPADEAIDAAAIAERFHAAHERAYGYKMDESIEVVNLRATATVPGTEPIVRHDGGGDALVDTREAHFPGAGPREATVYERDRLESGATIDGPAILEQAESTTVVPPTWTGEVLADGTLAMTRGGDQR